ACGCGATCGCGTGCGCCGAGCTTGCTGAGCACGCGACTCACGTGCGTTTTGACAGTCGCTTCGCTGAGGAATTCTTTCTGGGCGATCTCCGAGTTGCTCATTCCGGATGCCGCCAGAACAAAGATCTGCTTCTCGCGTTCGGTGAGGGCGGCGAACTCGATCGGCTCGCGAGTGCGGGCCGACTGGCCCATTTGGGCCAAAAGTGCCTTCGTCGCGCCAGGAGCGATTACGGCGCTTCCGGAATGGACCGATCGGATTGCAGCAAGGAGAAATTCTGGCTGCGAGTCCTTCAACAAAAATCCACTTGCGCCGATGTGCAGTGCCCGCGCAGCCCCCTCGTCCAGCTCAAATGTGGTGAGAACGATCACGCGAGGTGCCGGATGCCCGGACGAATCGGCTTCGGCGAGAATCCGAGCCGTCGCCTCAATGCCGTCGAGCTCCGGCAT
The Paramicrobacterium chengjingii DNA segment above includes these coding regions:
- a CDS encoding response regulator; the encoded protein is MTEPISVALVDDQSLFRAGIRMLIDSQADLVFAGEAENGHTGVELVRSVRPDVVLMDVRMPELDGIEATARILAEADSSGHPAPRVIVLTTFELDEGAARALHIGASGFLLKDSQPEFLLAAIRSVHSGSAVIAPGATKALLAQMGQSARTREPIEFAALTEREKQIFVLAASGMSNSEIAQKEFLSEATVKTHVSRVLSKLGARDRVQLVIYAYEHGIAG